GCCAGATTGTGTAGTGATATTACCAGAGAATGTCCGCGATCGCCTTAAACAAAAACTCCTCACCCTCTGCCAGTTATACGATATCGAAACCAGGAGTTGAGTCTTGACGAGGAGAGGGAAGCGGAAAAACTTTTGATTGCTGGAAGGGGAGTAAAATTCAAAGCCTCTCTCCTCTTAGGAGAGAGGTTTGGAGAGAGGTCAGACTGTATTGCACCCAAACGAGAACCGCTATATTATGTTCCGGGACGAGAGCGAATATGATCGGGTATATGATGGCGATCGCCTAATATTTCTAACAAGGGGCCATTAACGTCAAATTTAACCATACTTACCGACGCGACCAAAATATTCACCCGATAGCGATAGCGTCCCAAATCAATCCCCAGTAAACTGCAAAGCATAATCCGAATCGTAGCTTTATGAGAAACTACTAAAACATTACCTTGTGGATGTTTTTCTTGAATTTCAGCAATTACAGGCATAGAACGGTTAGCAATATCTACCGCAGTTTCTCCACCTAGTGGTGCATTCCAAGCTGGCTCTGTCACCCATTTTACATAGTTTTCTGCGTAATTCTCTTGGGCAAACGATTTACTCTTAGTTTCCCATTCGCCGTAACTACCTTCTCTAAGTCCGTCACGCAACTGCATATCCATACCGATAGCATCACAAAATGGCTTGGCAGTTGCAATTGCGCGCTTCATCGGGCTAACATAAACCCCTTCCCACTTCAATTTTTGATAAATATCCGCAAAAGCGGATGCCATCTGCATCCCCTCTGTTGTCAACTCCGCATCAGTTTCACCGCAGAAATTACCACTTTGACTAAAGGTAGTTTCTCCATGTCGCAGTAAATATAAATTGAGTGTCATAGCTTGTATGCGATTGGGATAAAGGAGTTTGTGCAAAAATAAACTACCATCATCTCGCAATCGAGTCTGTGACACCAGGACAAAGTAATCAACCAAAAAAGTCAATCAACCACAATCCCCATCCCTTATCGTAAAATCTGGTCAATCATTCTATTGGCTTGCGAATCGTAACTACCCCCAAATAAATTGAAGTGATTCAAAATGTGATACAGGTTATAAAGTGTTTTTCTCTGCTCATAGCCTAAATCTAACGGAAACACCTCGTTGTAACCTTTATAAAATGCTGCTGGGAACCCACCAAATAATTCTGTCATGGCGATATCAACTTCTCTATCCGCAAAATAAGTTGCTGGATCAAATATCACTGGTTCCCCCGATGCAGTACACCCAGCATTTCCACCCCATAAATCGCCGTGTACTAACGAAGGTTGCACCTGATGATTTGCCAATAGTTCCGGGATAGCTGTTAGTAACTTGTCTTGCTGGGGAAAATTACCTCCCCGCCGCCTTGCCAACTGAAATTGATAACCCAGGCGATGTTTAATATAAAATTCCGTCCAGTCTGTTGTCCAAGTATTAATTTGAGGTGTGGAACCAATGGTATTGTTAATTTTCCAACCAAAAACTTGACTGCTGCTGGCTTTGTGCATCGCTGCTAACTTGCGTCCCATTTCTAACCACGAATTGCTGTTACCGCTACCAAGTTCCAACCATTCCAGGACGATGTAGCTAGAATTATCAGTAGTACCCCAGCAAATTGGTTTGGGGACGCGAATACTAGCTGTTGCTAGCATTTCCTTTAAACCCAACGCCTCAGCTTCAAACATTGCAACTTGGGATGCAAGGTTTTGTTTGACGAAGTAGGTTATCTCACCATTAGAGACAGCATAACCTTGGTTGATGCAGCCGCCACCAACCGATCGCCTTTGCTGACTTTGAAATTTTTCGCCAGTAACCTGGCTAATATGGGCGTCGATTTGAGTCCACATGATTGAATAAAAGTTAGGAGTTATGAGTTATGAGTTAGAAGTAAGGAGCTAAATAAAAGTTAGGAGTCAGGAGTCACAATCATGGCTTTTTACTCATAACTCCTCACTCTTAACTCCTAACTCTAAAAGGGCTTGACAAAAACTACACCATAAGAATCTGGAGATAGATACTCTTTGGCTGCTTGCATCAAGTCTGTTGCATCTTGGCTTTGAATGATCGCTGGGTAGTTAAAGGCGGGTTCCAAATCTCCTACCAAAGACTGATAATAACCATACAACCCAGAGCGATCGCTTGGTGTTTCGTTGCCAAATATAAATCTGTTAGCTACTCGCTGCCCTATACGGGCAATTTCTGATTCTGTTACCAATTCTGTTTGTAGTTTGCTAATGTGTTGAGCGATCGCATCCTCTACAACTGGTAAATTTTCTACTGCACATTTGGCTGAAATATAAAATATCCCTTGTAGCTCGTTGCTCATGTTGCTCACAGAAATCGAAGAAACTAATCCCCGTTCCTCCCGTAAATCCCTCACTAGTCTTGATGTTCGTCCGTGTCCCAAAATTCCGGCTAAAACATCCAATCCATAGGTACGATCTAAGTGCATCATTCCTGGAACCCGCCAAACCATTACTAGTCTTGCTTGTTGCAGACTTTCATCGATAAATTCTTGACGAACAATTTCTGTAAATGGTGATTCAGGATTCAGTGACGAGTGGGCAGAGACGCGATTAATCGCGTCTGTAGTGGGCAATGGAGAGTTGGGAGTAACTTTTTTAAATCCTTCCGCAACTGTTGCAATTAACTCTTCTACGGGCAAATTGCCCACAGCTACAGCAGTAATTGACTGCGGTTGATACCAATTAGCATGAAAATCTCGCATCTGCTGGGGTTTTAGTCCGGCAATCACCGATTCTGGCCCCAATACTGCACGGCGATAGGGTAGACGATCGAAGGCTGTCTCCATCGCCCGCCGATATGTACGCCGCTGGGGATTATCCTCTGAACGCCTAATTTCTTCTAAAACTACCAATCGCTCGCGTTCAAAGGCATCATCAGGAATACTCGCATTCGATACTACATCTATTTGTAGTGGTGCAAGCTCGGCAAAATCTTTGGGGGCAGTAGTTATATAGTAATGAGTATAGTCTTGGCTAGTAGCGGCATTGGTGACAGCACCCCGTTCTTCAATTCGACGTTCAAACTCGCCGCTAGCTAGTCGTTCTGTTCCTTTAAAAATCATGTGTTCTAAAAAGTGAGCCATGCCGTTGATGGCATCAGGTTCGACAGCAGAGCCAACTTTTATCCATAAGTTGAGGTTTACGGCTTCAACTGGCATTTGCTCGGCAATGATTGTCAAACCATTGGGCAACTTGTGCAGCGTCGGAGCATTGAGACGGGGAAATTTCCGCAGGGTTGAGGTCATTGCTACTTGTGTGTGAGGAGCATGTTACTCTCTTATCTTATCTGCGACTATAAAATAAGCACTGCGATCGCTTCTCTACAAAAAAAGAAGCGATCGCATTAGCAAGAGACACAAAAAAGACTTGACAGGGCATCTGCCTTAAGTTGACGCTAATAGCGAGAAGCCCACCTCACAAGAAGTAGCTGAGTATTTTTTTATTATATTAATGCAATACCCAGTTTCCTATCTGTCATATCTGTCGTTTCTATTATCTCTGTCATATCTATCGTTTCTGTCATATCTATCGTTACTATTATCTCTGTCATATCTGTCGTTCCTATTATCTCTGTCATATCTGTCGTTTCTGCGATTGCCAACTGAAAACTCAGCTCGGCAACCATTTTTCACCCAAATACGATTTCTCCGATAGCCCCAATTTCCTCTACAACTGGTGTTAGATAATTGCCTAACAAACCTGACTCTGCCTCTTGTATTTACCGAACAAGTATTTCTTCGATTATTCTGGCTTGAACAAGTTATTGTCTCTTGAGCTGAAGCTGGGGCAGCAATACTCAAAAGTGTACCTATACTAAGATTAGCAACCAGAAAGGTTGCAGCAATTGTGGGAATGCGCATAATCATAATAAAATGCTAGATTTCTTCCAGATTTCAATATGTAGTAATTCTAGCAAACTGCATTCAGAGCCAATGAATAAATCAGATTAAATGCAAAGAATATTTGCACTCTGAACTTTATCAAATACAACAGGTTCTATCAAGCAATTAACCATTGTAAGGGTTTTAATTGAGCTTTTTTAAATGTTCAATTTTGTAACAAGCCTACTTCCATTGGCGTATTTTTGCCTATTTTCTGTAATGCACTTGCTTTGGTACGCCGATTTTTCTAGGCTGGGACTCATATTTAATTTTTTAAATATACGTAGGTGAGCCAGTGCGTTGCGGAGGTTCCCGACGCTCGTGACGCTTGATGACTCGCTAACGCTGCGCTATCGCCTTGGCGTCTCCCTTTGGGAGATGACTCGCTAACACTGAACTATCCGTTGTAGCAACTGGCGTTGCGTTATGGCGTAGCGTAACACACCATTCCGAATTTTAGGTGCGTTACGCTACGCCATAACACACTCTACTGGCGTGTCTAGACTAAATTGCAAACTCTTGGGGGATGGGCTTCTAGCCCGTCCTAATTGGCGGGCAAGATGCCCGCCCCACAAGAAAATTTATTGCAACATTTTAGTCTTGTCACGCCACTACACACACTACTGCAACGGTAAGGCGTAATGGTAAAACTCTTCATTCTTAATGTAATCTCGCGCTTCATAGAGTTTTTGCGCGGTTATGTTAGAAATTTGAGTCGCTAAAATTACTCGAACGGCTCCACTCTCTTTTGCATATTTTTCCGCAACACTCATCAATAACTTTGCAATTCCTTTGCGGCGATACGACTCTTCCACATACAAATCGTTCAATATCCATACTCGTTTCATCGACACTGAAGAAAAGCTGGGATAAAGCTGAGTAAATCCAACTAATTCCCCATTGTCATTAGCTGCAAACATTACCGAGTCATTATTCTGGAAACGTTCTTTGAGAAACTCTTTAGCAGCTTCAAGGTTTGATGGCTGATTGTAAAAAATACGATACCGATCAAATAGTACTGAAACACTTTCAATATGATTAATATTAGCTAAGAAAACTTCCATATTTATGAAAATGGAGAAAAAGAACATTTAGAGTGTTTAGAGACTCCATTGGAATACAGTTCAGCAATTGATGAAAGGCAAAGGGAGCATAATAAACATAACAGAAGAGTTAGAGATGAACTGAGCTATAAAGGCTTACTTTAACTTTCTGTGCTCCCCTTGCGCTTTGTTAAGACTTTGGTTTATAAGTTGAAGCAACGTGTAATTCTTTCAACTGTTTAGCATCTACACTCGAAGGCGCATCTGTTAACAAACAACGTGCTTGTTGTGTCTTCGGAAAAGCAATGACATCCCGAATTGATTCTTCTCCAGCTAGCAACATTACCAAACGATCTAAACCGTAGGCGATGCCACCATGCGGCGGTGTACCATATTCAAATGCTTCTAAGAGAAAGCCAAATTTACTTTGTGCTTCTTCAGGAGATAAACCGATGGCTTCAAACACTTGCTGTTGAATTTCTCGCTGATAAATCCGCAGACTTCCGCCACCAACTTCTACCCCATTGAGTATTAAGTCATAAGCTTGGGCGCGTGCAGTTTTTAAGTCGCTCAAATCATCAGGATGTGGTGCTGTAAACGGGTGGTGCAGTGCTTCTAGACGCTTTTCGTCAGCATTCCACTCGAACATCGGGAAATCTGTAATCCACAGCAAGTTGATTTTTTCTGGATCGATTAGGCTAAATTCTCTAGCGATCGCTTGTCGTAATCTATCTAAAGTTTTATTAACTGTAGCAGCTTCCCCTGCCCCAAACAATAGCAAATGTCCAGCTTTAGCACCTGTGCGGCGTAAAATTTCTTGTTTTTGTTCTTCGCTTAAGTTGTCTTTAATTGCCCCAATGGTGTCAATTTCGCCATCATCCCTGACGCGGATAAAAGCTAAACCTTTAGCACTAACTTCGCTGGCTTCTTTAAATAAATCGCCACCTGGTTTAATGCGGACATTAGAAATTACATCGTTACCGTTGGGAATGGGGAGGATTTTGACTATACCACCATTGGTAACAGTGTCCCGAAAGACTTTGAAACCAGAGTCTTTCACGATATCTGAGACATCAACTAATTCCAAACCATAGCGTGTATCTGGTTTATCACTACCGTAGCGTTCCATCCCCTCAGCATAAGTGAGACGCGGGAAAGGGCGCTGTAACTCAATGCCTTTAACTGTCTTGTAGATATGGCAAACTAAATTCTCATTTAGTTCGATAATTTCTTCTTGGGACATGAAGCTCATTTCCATGTCCAACTGCGTGAATTCTGGTTGTCTGTCAGCGCGTAAGTCTTCGTCACGAAAGCAACGGGCAATCTGATAATATCTATCTAAGCCGGATACCATCAGCAATTGTTTAAATAGCTGGGGTGATTGCGGCAAAGCATACCACTCACCAGGATTGACGCGACTGGGTAGAACATAATCCCGCGCTCCTTCTGGGGTAGAACGGGTAAGGATTGGGGTTTCGACTTCGATAAAACCTTCCAAATCTTCTAAATAACGACGCATGGCTTTGACAATTTGATGACGCAGTTGCAAATTTTGCGCCATGCGTTCGCGTCGCAAATCCAAATAACGATATTTCAGCCGTAAGTCTTCCCGCACTGTTTCGGTGTCAGCTACAGAAACTTGGAAAGGTAACTGTTTGCGAACAGCATTGAGTAGTTCAATTTTATCGGCGTAGATTTCTACCTCGCCTGTGGGGATGCGGGTATTCAACGATTCTTCGGGACGTTGTGTTACTCTACCAGTGATTTCGACAACATATTCATTTCGCAGGGCGTTCGCATATTCGTAAGAATCTGGGGTGCGTTGCGGATCGCTGACGATTTGGACAATTCCAGAGCGATCGCGTAAATCTAAAAATATCACACCACCATGATCGCGGCGACGGTCTACCCATCCGTAAAAGGTAACAGTTTCTCCAATATGTTCTTTTCGGAGTTCGCCGCAATAGTGAGTTCGCATAAGTCTTAGTTATTGTTTCCGGGCTAGATTGGCAAGAAAATGTCAAAGCCTTCCCATTATCTAGCATCAATAGTAATTGTAGTAGTTCTGGTGAAAGAAAAAATCAAATAATCTCACACTATATATACAGCATCATATACAGCATCTTTCATGTATTTGAACCACACACAATACTTGTTGGGTTTTGGGGGAAAGGGAAAAGGGTAAAGGGGAAAAAACCTTACCTGTCGTAGGGGCGCAAGGCCTTGCGCCCCTACCCCGTGGTCTATGGTTGAGGACGGTTTTCTTGGGGAGAGGCTCCGGCATTGCCAGGAGGATGAGGTGGAACACCTAGTGCGTCGATTAACTGTTGTTCAGTGACACCCAGCTTTGCTGCTGCGGCTTTAAAATCAGGTCTGGGTGGGCGTTGACTGCGATCGCCTGGATTTGGCCGATTTGCTGGGACTCCTAACGCCGCTTTTAACTGTGCTTCTGTAACTCCTAATTTTGTTGCTGCGGCTTTAAAATCAGGTCTGGGTGGGCGTTGATTGCGATCGCCTGGATTTGGCCGATTTGCTGGGACTCCTAACGCCGCTTTTAACTGTGCTTCTGTAACTCCTAACTTTGTCGCTGCGGCTTTAAAATCAGGTCTGGGTGGACGCTGATTGCGATCGCCTGGATTTGGCCGATTTGCTGGAACTCCTAGCGCCGCCTTTAACTGGGCTTCTGTAACTCCTAACTTTGTCGCTGCGGCTGCAAAATCAGGTCTGGGTGGACGCGGCCGTTCGTTTGATGGTTCGTTGGGCGGTTGTTGCGCTTGTGCAATTCGATCGAATTGATTAGCAGCATTTGCTTGATTGAGTGAAATAAAACCAAATGTGCCAACCAGAACAGGAATCGCTGTCGCTACTAGTACTCTACGAATATTCATCATTAAATCTCCAAAGGTTTATATTTCTAATTAAGTCTTCTCAAAATAACAGTTTGCCCTGTTTCTAAATTACAAAACTGTAATTTAGAAACAACAATACTCTGACGAGATCGCCGCTGAGGGCGAGGTGAAATGCAAGGGTGCATCAATTAACGGTTATTGCGTTCTACCCGGTTTGGAACTGCTTCTTGATTATGAGCTTGGGGACGTTGGGGAGTACGCTTTTTCTCATGTGGACGGGGTTTAGAATGTCTGATTTGTGGTTTTTTCTCAGATATTTCTGGTTTGTTGGGCTGTTGTGAAATCTCGGCGTTCCGATGAGGTGGATTAGCGGCATTTGCCTGATGAGGTGCAACAAAACCAAATGTACCAATCAAAAAAGGAATCGCTACTACGGCTAAGACTCGACGAATATTCATAAAAATCAACCTTCAAAAACTAGTAGTCTGCCAACCTAAAAATGTTAGGTGGAGGTTGGGTAAAGGTTAAAGATAAAAGGGTAAGGGATAAAAAACCTTTCCCCTTTCCCCCTTCCCCTTTACCCCGCTTGCGTTGCCTTGGCGTACTACTAGGGTGTTCATATTTCTAATTGAGCCACCTCAAAATTACAGCTTTCCTATTTTCTAAATTACAGTTTTGTAATTTGAATAAAAAATAATGAATTTAGAATAGAAGAATATATGAATTAATAAAAAATTGTGAACGTTCTGTTTGTTGAAGATGAAGCGAAAATTGCTAACTTTGTCAGGGCTGGATTAAAGGAGCAGGGATTTGTTGTAGACTACTGCGATAACGGTGATGATGGATATCTGCGGGCATTAGACAACGAATATGATGCGATCGTACTCGACATTATGATGCCGGGAAAAGATGGACTATCGATTCTAAAACTATTACGGCGGCAAGGTCGGAATGCTCCGGTGATTTTGTTGACGGCTCGGAATGAATTAGACGATCGCTTGCAAGGGCTAAATTTGGGAGCGGATGACTATATTGCTAAACCGTTTTTTGTGGAAGAGTTAGCAGCTAGAATTCATGCAGTTGTGCGCCGGAGTGTGAGCGAGCGCCAAAATCTACTTTGCGTTGAGCCGATCAAACTTGATCGCATCACTAGGGAAGTAACTTGCGATCGCCAAGCCATAGAACTCACCAGCCGCGAGTTTAATCTTCTGGAATATCTTATGCGCTCTCCCGGACGGGTTTTCACTCGTACCCAAATTTTGGAACACGTTTGGGGCTACGACTTTAACCCCAACACCAATGTTGTGGATGTTTGTATCCAGCGAATTCGTAAAAAGATTGATCCCCTTGATCAAGCAGTCTGGATTGAAAGTATTCGAGGGGTTGGATATCGATTTCGCAAGCCAGATTCATCATCATGAAACTCCCTTCCTTTCGACTCCGCATTGCTCTGTTGTCTGCGGCTCTAGCTGGCAGCACATTAGTCGGATTTGGCGCGGTTTCCTGGTTTCAGATTTACAATGCTAAGATTAGCCGCCTGGATGCAGAACTATTAAATCACTTGATGCGGGCAACTCCGAACTTCCCTCCACGAGAGGAACCTCCCATTGGCGCAGCCTTTCCCAGAAGAGAAAACTCGCGCGAGCGATCGCGATGGCAGTTTTACGAAGATTCCTTATCTTATGCTTTCGGAACCAATACAAAAACCCCTGTCGCCCTGGTGGTGCTGGACGCAAATAACAACATCCTTTATCAATCCAACTCCCTATCTGCCGATCTTGAGGTGAATCGTCTGTTGCTGAAGCGTCTCCAATTTACGCCTCTACCACCGTCCCCGAAGAGAGAACCACCACCTTTACCCTCCAATACAAATCCATCCTTCGAGCGGCCACCACTAATTCGTCCACGCCCACCTCAATTTATCACCGAGGAGACAACAACAGCAGTCTGGCGCATTGGGGCAGCTAAATTTCCCAATGCTCAGATTGCCATAGCCGTTAGCTTGCAAGCCGTAGATCAAGAAATGGCTACCATTCGCAATATCTTCCTGGTTTCAATTCCGGGAGCGCTGCTGCTGGTTGCGGTGGGAGCATGGTTAGTTTCTGGCGGTGCTTTACGTCCCATCCGGCAATTAACGGGCGTAATTCAACAGGTAACTGTCAAAGGGCTAGATCAGCGCATTCCCATTGGGACAACTGATGTTGAATTTGTCGAACTGATTCAAGTGTTTAACCTAATGTTGTCACGCTTGGAACGTAGTTTTACCCAAGCTTCCCGCTTTAGTGGTGACGCGGCTCATGAACTAAAAACCCCACTGACTATTTTGCAAGGTGAACTAGAACGAACACTCCAACAGGTCGATCCTGGTAGTGAAGTACAACAGCGCTTAAGCAATTTGTTAGATGAGGTGCGCCGCCTGAGTGGAATTATGCGAAAACTTTTGCTGCTATCTCTAGCAGATGCCGGAAAAATGAGCTTATATCTGGTTGACGTGGATATGTCTGAGTTGCTGATGGAGATGCTAGAAGATGTGGAAATGCTAGCTCCCCAGTTGACAGTGCAAACTGACTTTACTGATGGGTTGTGGGTAAAAGGCGATCGCGATCTTTTAATTCAAGTTTTGCAAAACCTATTTAGTAATGCAATTAAATATAATCTCGCCAACGGCTGGATACAGATTCGCGCTCATCAAACTCCAACAACTCTCTACGTCACCATTGTCAATGCATCAAAAGATATTCCCCTAAGCGATGCCTACGGCGCACGTGAACGTGAACGCGAGCGCATTTTTGACCGATTTTATCGCGGCGATCCCTCACGTAACCGCAAGATAGAAGGAATCGGACTAGGACTGAGCCTAGCCCGAGAAATTGCCAGGGCACATCGTGGCGACCTTACTCTTGACTCAACATCTTCTGGTCAAACAGGGTTCACCCTCACCTTACCGATGAAGTAATCCCTCTCTGAAGAAACACTTTGCGTAAAGCTTATGTAGCAAGGGTAGGAGAGGATAGAGTATTTTGCTGCTCTGGAGAAATTGGGACAATTTCAAGACCAAGAGCATGAGCTTTGTTCCTGAGATTTTTGAGAATCAGTTCCTGATATTTTTGCTCATAGTAGTCCATACCAGGGTCGGTATATTGCCCAGCAGTCGCCCACATTTGGTAAAACAAGCGTGCCAATTTATGGGCAGTAGCGGTGATGGCTTTTGGAGCACCCAAGCGCGATCGTAAACGCCTGTAAAAAGCACCCAAAGCAGAACGGCTTTGAGTTAGAGAAAAAGCAGCCATCCGAAAAGCCGAAGCTGCACGATTAACAACTCGACGAGTCTGAGAACTTTTGACTTTACCACCAGTAATTTTTTGACCAGGGCATAAACCCAACCATGAGGTAAAGTGCTTAACAGTGGGAAATCGTTTGGGGTCTAATCCAACTTCTGAGAAAATGGTTTGCACAGTCAAAACATCAAGGCCATCAATCAGGGTAAAATCTACGCCAGAAATGTGATAAAGATATTTACGTAAATCAAAATTGGGATTATTGCCTACGGGCTTTTTTCTGCGTTTTCGCTTGCTGGGAGGTGGTTCATCCTGTACTTTAATTTCAAACGTATTTAAACATTTTTCAATTTCTTTATCTATGGCAGCTATCTGTTGTTGATAAACCTCATAAAGGGTTA
This portion of the Nostoc sp. GT001 genome encodes:
- a CDS encoding histidine phosphatase family protein, whose amino-acid sequence is MTLNLYLLRHGETTFSQSGNFCGETDAELTTEGMQMASAFADIYQKLKWEGVYVSPMKRAIATAKPFCDAIGMDMQLRDGLREGSYGEWETKSKSFAQENYAENYVKWVTEPAWNAPLGGETAVDIANRSMPVIAEIQEKHPQGNVLVVSHKATIRIMLCSLLGIDLGRYRYRVNILVASVSMVKFDVNGPLLEILGDRHHIPDHIRSRPGT
- a CDS encoding pitrilysin family protein — translated: MTSTLRKFPRLNAPTLHKLPNGLTIIAEQMPVEAVNLNLWIKVGSAVEPDAINGMAHFLEHMIFKGTERLASGEFERRIEERGAVTNAATSQDYTHYYITTAPKDFAELAPLQIDVVSNASIPDDAFERERLVVLEEIRRSEDNPQRRTYRRAMETAFDRLPYRRAVLGPESVIAGLKPQQMRDFHANWYQPQSITAVAVGNLPVEELIATVAEGFKKVTPNSPLPTTDAINRVSAHSSLNPESPFTEIVRQEFIDESLQQARLVMVWRVPGMMHLDRTYGLDVLAGILGHGRTSRLVRDLREERGLVSSISVSNMSNELQGIFYISAKCAVENLPVVEDAIAQHISKLQTELVTESEIARIGQRVANRFIFGNETPSDRSGLYGYYQSLVGDLEPAFNYPAIIQSQDATDLMQAAKEYLSPDSYGVVFVKPF
- the aspS gene encoding aspartate--tRNA ligase produces the protein MRTHYCGELRKEHIGETVTFYGWVDRRRDHGGVIFLDLRDRSGIVQIVSDPQRTPDSYEYANALRNEYVVEITGRVTQRPEESLNTRIPTGEVEIYADKIELLNAVRKQLPFQVSVADTETVREDLRLKYRYLDLRRERMAQNLQLRHQIVKAMRRYLEDLEGFIEVETPILTRSTPEGARDYVLPSRVNPGEWYALPQSPQLFKQLLMVSGLDRYYQIARCFRDEDLRADRQPEFTQLDMEMSFMSQEEIIELNENLVCHIYKTVKGIELQRPFPRLTYAEGMERYGSDKPDTRYGLELVDVSDIVKDSGFKVFRDTVTNGGIVKILPIPNGNDVISNVRIKPGGDLFKEASEVSAKGLAFIRVRDDGEIDTIGAIKDNLSEEQKQEILRRTGAKAGHLLLFGAGEAATVNKTLDRLRQAIAREFSLIDPEKINLLWITDFPMFEWNADEKRLEALHHPFTAPHPDDLSDLKTARAQAYDLILNGVEVGGGSLRIYQREIQQQVFEAIGLSPEEAQSKFGFLLEAFEYGTPPHGGIAYGLDRLVMLLAGEESIRDVIAFPKTQQARCLLTDAPSSVDAKQLKELHVASTYKPKS
- a CDS encoding fructosamine kinase family protein, with product MWTQIDAHISQVTGEKFQSQQRRSVGGGCINQGYAVSNGEITYFVKQNLASQVAMFEAEALGLKEMLATASIRVPKPICWGTTDNSSYIVLEWLELGSGNSNSWLEMGRKLAAMHKASSSQVFGWKINNTIGSTPQINTWTTDWTEFYIKHRLGYQFQLARRRGGNFPQQDKLLTAIPELLANHQVQPSLVHGDLWGGNAGCTASGEPVIFDPATYFADREVDIAMTELFGGFPAAFYKGYNEVFPLDLGYEQRKTLYNLYHILNHFNLFGGSYDSQANRMIDQILR
- a CDS encoding ATP-binding protein yields the protein MKLPSFRLRIALLSAALAGSTLVGFGAVSWFQIYNAKISRLDAELLNHLMRATPNFPPREEPPIGAAFPRRENSRERSRWQFYEDSLSYAFGTNTKTPVALVVLDANNNILYQSNSLSADLEVNRLLLKRLQFTPLPPSPKREPPPLPSNTNPSFERPPLIRPRPPQFITEETTTAVWRIGAAKFPNAQIAIAVSLQAVDQEMATIRNIFLVSIPGALLLVAVGAWLVSGGALRPIRQLTGVIQQVTVKGLDQRIPIGTTDVEFVELIQVFNLMLSRLERSFTQASRFSGDAAHELKTPLTILQGELERTLQQVDPGSEVQQRLSNLLDEVRRLSGIMRKLLLLSLADAGKMSLYLVDVDMSELLMEMLEDVEMLAPQLTVQTDFTDGLWVKGDRDLLIQVLQNLFSNAIKYNLANGWIQIRAHQTPTTLYVTIVNASKDIPLSDAYGARERERERIFDRFYRGDPSRNRKIEGIGLGLSLAREIARAHRGDLTLDSTSSGQTGFTLTLPMK
- a CDS encoding GNAT family N-acetyltransferase, which codes for MEVFLANINHIESVSVLFDRYRIFYNQPSNLEAAKEFLKERFQNNDSVMFAANDNGELVGFTQLYPSFSSVSMKRVWILNDLYVEESYRRKGIAKLLMSVAEKYAKESGAVRVILATQISNITAQKLYEARDYIKNEEFYHYALPLQ
- a CDS encoding response regulator transcription factor; translated protein: MNVLFVEDEAKIANFVRAGLKEQGFVVDYCDNGDDGYLRALDNEYDAIVLDIMMPGKDGLSILKLLRRQGRNAPVILLTARNELDDRLQGLNLGADDYIAKPFFVEELAARIHAVVRRSVSERQNLLCVEPIKLDRITREVTCDRQAIELTSREFNLLEYLMRSPGRVFTRTQILEHVWGYDFNPNTNVVDVCIQRIRKKIDPLDQAVWIESIRGVGYRFRKPDSSS